One Pseudomonas entomophila genomic window carries:
- a CDS encoding fatty acid cis/trans isomerase produces the protein MLLRILASVFALLISGVAFAQAPQSSPAISYTRDIQPIFTEKCVACHACNDAACQLNLGSAEGAERGASKVPVYQGERSKAVPTTRLFYDARDEAGWRKAGFYSVLDKQGSQAALMARMLELGHKTPLTPNAKLPDEIVLGLNRNNMCPMPHEFDAYAGAHPKEGMPLAVTGLTDQEYQTLQRWLAAGAPVEKTQFVPNAAEARQIFEWEELLNRPGSTEALVARWLYEHLFLAHIYFVGGEQGHFFQWVRSRTPSGRPVDLIATRRPNDPPGTDFYYRLVPVQGVIVHKTHITYPMGPQKLKRVKQLFYSGDWHASALPGYGPRHRANPFETFEAIPAVARYQFMLDNAEYFVRTFIRGPVCRGQIATDVIRDNFWALFQEPAHDLYITDAKYRGEATPLLAMPGQIDDVGSVLGLWHAYRDKRNEYEALRREAYAEQPAPSWSTLWAGNDNALLSIFRHFDSASVTKGLIGDVPLTMWLFDYPLFERTYYQLAVNFDVFGNVSHQLQTRLYFDLIRNGAEVNFLRLMPAGKRSEILGNWYQNSGKVKMWMDYEDIDTSTPSALKLDKHDPKRDFGLKLLQRTGSLNAAPDPINRCQGAYCSRPQMSEEFRDVEQSLSRLVSRPAAGLKVIDQLPEATMLRIEGQGGQRQVYSLLRNRAHSNVAFLLGEAYRYQPGLDTLTLVPGVLSSYPNFIFNVPAKDVPEFVEDLEAARDDTAKFERIVMRWGVRRSHPEFWRYFHDLNRYIQETDPVEAGVLDMNRYENL, from the coding sequence CAATCGAGCCCGGCGATTTCGTACACCCGGGACATCCAACCGATCTTCACCGAGAAGTGCGTGGCCTGCCACGCCTGCAACGATGCTGCCTGCCAGCTCAACCTGGGCAGCGCCGAGGGCGCCGAGCGCGGCGCCTCGAAAGTGCCGGTGTACCAGGGCGAGCGCAGCAAGGCGGTGCCCACCACGCGGCTGTTCTACGACGCCCGTGACGAGGCCGGCTGGCGCAAGGCCGGGTTCTACTCGGTGCTGGACAAGCAGGGCAGCCAGGCCGCGCTGATGGCGCGCATGCTCGAACTGGGGCACAAGACGCCGCTCACGCCCAACGCCAAGCTGCCGGACGAAATCGTGCTGGGGCTCAACCGCAACAACATGTGCCCCATGCCCCACGAGTTCGACGCCTATGCCGGCGCCCACCCGAAGGAGGGCATGCCGCTGGCGGTCACCGGCCTGACCGACCAGGAGTACCAGACGCTGCAACGCTGGCTGGCGGCCGGCGCGCCGGTGGAGAAGACCCAGTTCGTGCCCAACGCGGCGGAAGCCCGGCAGATTTTCGAATGGGAAGAGCTGCTCAACCGCCCGGGCTCGACCGAAGCGCTGGTTGCCCGTTGGCTGTACGAGCACCTGTTCCTGGCCCACATTTATTTCGTCGGCGGTGAGCAGGGCCATTTCTTCCAGTGGGTGCGTTCGCGCACTCCGAGCGGCCGGCCGGTGGACCTGATCGCCACCCGTCGCCCCAACGACCCGCCGGGCACCGACTTCTATTACCGCTTGGTGCCGGTGCAAGGGGTGATCGTCCACAAGACCCACATCACCTACCCGATGGGCCCGCAGAAGCTCAAGCGGGTCAAGCAGCTGTTCTACAGCGGCGACTGGCATGCCAGCGCGTTGCCCGGCTACGGCCCGCGCCACCGCGCCAACCCGTTCGAGACCTTCGAGGCGATCCCGGCGGTGGCCCGCTACCAGTTCATGCTGGACAACGCCGAGTACTTCGTGCGCACCTTCATCCGTGGCCCGGTGTGCCGCGGGCAGATCGCCACCGACGTGATCCGCGACAACTTCTGGGCGCTGTTCCAGGAGCCGGCCCACGACCTGTACATCACCGACGCCAAGTACCGGGGCGAGGCCACGCCGCTGCTGGCCATGCCCGGCCAGATCGACGACGTCGGCAGCGTGCTGGGCCTGTGGCACGCTTACCGCGACAAGCGCAATGAGTACGAGGCGCTGCGCCGCGAAGCCTACGCCGAGCAGCCGGCGCCGAGCTGGTCGACACTGTGGGCGGGCAACGACAACGCCTTGCTCAGCATCTTCCGCCACTTCGACAGCGCTTCGGTCACCAAGGGCCTGATCGGCGACGTGCCGCTGACGATGTGGCTGTTCGACTACCCGCTGTTCGAGCGCACCTACTACCAGCTGGCGGTGAACTTCGACGTGTTCGGCAACGTCTCGCACCAGTTGCAGACGCGCCTGTACTTCGACCTGATCCGCAATGGCGCCGAGGTCAACTTCCTGCGCCTGATGCCGGCCGGCAAGCGCAGTGAGATCCTGGGCAACTGGTACCAGAACAGCGGCAAGGTGAAGATGTGGATGGACTACGAGGACATCGACACCAGCACCCCGAGCGCGCTGAAACTGGACAAGCACGACCCCAAGCGTGATTTCGGCTTGAAGCTGTTGCAGCGCACCGGCAGCCTGAACGCCGCGCCCGACCCGATCAACCGCTGCCAGGGCGCGTATTGCTCGCGGCCGCAGATGAGCGAGGAGTTCCGCGATGTCGAGCAGTCGCTCAGCCGCCTGGTGTCGCGCCCGGCCGCCGGGTTGAAGGTGATCGACCAGTTGCCCGAGGCGACGATGCTGCGCATCGAAGGGCAGGGCGGCCAGCGTCAGGTCTACAGCCTGTTGCGCAACCGCGCCCACAGCAACGTGGCGTTCCTGCTGGGCGAGGCGTACCGCTACCAGCCGGGGCTGGACACCCTGACCCTGGTGCCGGGCGTGCTCAGCAGCTACCCCAACTTCATCTTCAATGTGCCAGCGAAGGATGTGCCGGAGTTCGTCGAGGACCTGGAAGCGGCCCGCGACGACACGGCGAAGTTCGAGCGCATC